The following are encoded in a window of Gavia stellata isolate bGavSte3 chromosome 33, bGavSte3.hap2, whole genome shotgun sequence genomic DNA:
- the LOC104256306 gene encoding methanethiol oxidase-like yields the protein MKGPREEIVYVPCIYRNTGRKKPDFLATVDVNPKSLHYCQVIHRLPMPNLGDELHHSGWNTCSSCFGDATKKRNRLILPSFISSRIYVVDVGTDLRAPRLFKVVNSEDVFWKCNLGYPHTSHCLGSGEIMISTLGDPAGSGKGGFILLDGETFEIKGNWEKGEKIPPMGYDFWYQPRHNVLISTEWGIPKCLGYGFDPNDLKKGRYGRRLNVWDWTTHTYVQAIDVGEDAAPLEIRFLHNPDAAEGYVGCTISSAIHRFYKTERGDWAAEKVIQVPSKKVEGWLLPDMPGFITDILISLDDKFLYFSNWLHGDIRQYDISDTRKPKLVGQVFVGGSITKGGPVTVCGDEELQSQPDPFFIKGKRVPGGPQMIQLSLDGKRLYVTTSLYSAWDRQFYPDLVRDGSVMLQLDVDTEQGGLAVNESFLVDFGKEPDGPCLAHEIRYPGGDCTSDIWV from the exons GTCCCCGGGAGGAGATTGTGTATGTGCCCTGCATCTACAGGAACACTGGGAGAAAGAAACCTGACTTTCTGGCCACTGTGGATGTCAACCCCAAATCTCTGCACTATTGCCAG GTGATCCACCGCCTGCCCATGCCCAACCTGGGGGACGAGCTGCACCACTCGGGGTGGAacacctgcagcagctgcttcgGGGACGCCACCAAGAAGCGGAACCGCCTGATCCTCCCCAGCTTCATCTCCTCCCGCATCTATGTGGTGGATGTGGGAACCGACCTGCGAGCTCCCAGGCTTTTCAAG GTTGTCAACTCAGAGGATGTCTTCTGGAAGTGCAACCTGGGCTACCCCCACACCTCCCACTGCCTGGGCAGCGGTGAAATCATGATCAGCACCCTAGGAGACCCGGCCGGCAGCGGGAAAG GCGGCTTTATTCTGCTGGACGGAGAGACCTTCGAGATCAAGGGGAActgggagaaaggggagaagatCCCCCCAATGGGTTACGACTTCTGGTACCAGCCACGCCATAACGTCCTGATCAGCACTGAATGGGGAATCCCAAAATGCCTGGGATACGGGTTTGACCCAAACGATCTGAAGAAAG GGCGCTACGGACGCCGCCTCAACGTGTGGGACTGGACCACGCACACCTACGTCCAGGCCATCGACGTGGGCGAGGACGCGGCCCCCCTGGAGATCCGCTTCCTCCACAACCCCGATGCCGCCGAGGGCTACGTGGGCTGCACCATCAGCAGTGCCATCCACCGCTTCTACAAGACCGAG CGAGGAGACTGGGCGGCCGAGAAGGTGATCCAAGTCCCCAGCAAGAAGGTGGAGGGATGGCTCCTCCCGGACATGCCAG GCTTCATCACCGACATCCTCATCTCGCTGGACGACAAGTTCCTGTACTTCAGCAACTGGCTGCACGGAGACATCCGCCAGTACGACATCTCCGACACCCGCAAGCCCAAGCTGGTGGGGCAG GTCTTCGTGGGTGGCAGCATCACCAAGGGAGGACCCGTGACCGTGTGCGGGGATGAAGAGCTGCAGAGCCAGCCAGACCCATTTTTCATCAAG gggaAGAGGGTGCCGGGGGGACCCCAGATGATCCAGCTCAGCTTGGACGGGAAGAGGCTGTACGTCACCACGTCCCTCTACAGCGCCTGGGACAGGCAGTTCTACCCCGACCTTGTCAG GGACGGCTCCGTCATGCTGCAGCTGGACGTGGACACGGAGCAGGGCGGCCTGGCGGTCAACGAGAGCTTCCTGGTGGATTTTGGGAAGGAGCCCGACGGGCCCTGCCTGGCGCACGAGATCCGCTACCCCGGCGGGGACTGCACCTCCGACATTTGGGTCTAG
- the RFX5 gene encoding LOW QUALITY PROTEIN: DNA-binding protein RFX5 (The sequence of the model RefSeq protein was modified relative to this genomic sequence to represent the inferred CDS: deleted 1 base in 1 codon) — protein MADEELSARAARKGSLSPSSSRGSTTESSTLLQELKSAISKSVQNKVDSILQDVQKFSDNEKLYLYLQLPSGPSLGEKSGSLDLSSLSTAEYMHACNWIRNHLEEHTDTCLPKQDVYDAYKRYCDNLCCRPLSAANFGKIIREIFPNIKARRLGGRGQSKYCYSGIRRKTVVSLPPLPSLDLKVTETQSELTDLVQSYNSEVMEAACALTCDWAEKILKRSFNNIVEVAQFLIQQHIISSRSARADLVMAMVVSESAEKIHRESRTPPTAKKNGLDTSESGDGSPGQIKKESGPKPPGPPRPEKKKPPEPPKAASSPQVNALVARLPLLLPRIPPGERPTAPGAAAVRSSPPVLAPKITAAPLGGTVKVALPLPQAAVPVLNVLLPGVGVPAAESPANPRSAGGGEGPGPQDSQRPKATKRPPEPAGDTAPRKRRRGRPRKRPEEGGAGSPGETAELRCGAAPAADGGGGSPGGGGATSPLGDSPAGGPLPTQVSVIHDGRSSAKVADGREPDAEEVAAAAQRSPGEAGSPLGDAGGSCAPRDGGGPPTQCHGQTQAGSAAAAPQQLGACPRAPTPRGGSPGRAGLCAHPGT, from the exons ATGGCTGACGAAGAGCTGAGCGCCCGAGCTGCCAGAAAGGGAAGTTTGtcacccagcagctcccggggcAGCACGACCGAGTCAAGCacgctgctgcaggagctgaagAGCGCCATCTC CAAATCCGTGCAGAACAAAGTCGACTCCATCCTG CAAGATGTCCAGAAGTTTTCAGACAACGAGAAGCTCTACCTCTACCTGCAGCTGCCGTCGGGACCAAGCTTGGGGGAGAAGAG CGGTAGCCTGGACCTGAGCTCGCTGAGCACGGCCGAGTACATGCACGCATGCAACTGGATCCGGAACCACCTGGAAGAGCACACAGACACCTGCCTGCCCAAGCAGGACGTCTACGACGCCTACAA GCGATACTGCGATAACCTCTGCTGTCGCCCTCTGAGCGCCGCCAATTTCGGCAAGATCATCCGGGAGATCTTCCCAAACATCAAAGCCCGACGCCTGGGAGGCCGAGGACAGTCGAA GTACTGCTACAGCGGGATCCGGAGGAAGACGGTGGTCAGCCTGCcgcccctgcccagcctggaCCTCAAAGTGACGGAGACC CAGTCGGAGCTGACGGACCTGGTGCAGTCCTACAACAGCGAGGTGATGGAGGCGGCCTGCGCCCTGACCTGCGACTGGGCTGAGAAGATCCTCAAGCGCTCCTTCAACAACATCGTGGAGGTGGCCCAGTTCCTCATCCAGCAGCACATCATCAGCTCCCGCTCAGCCCGCGCCGACCTGGTCATGGCCATGGTGGTCTCAG AGAGCGCGGAGAAGATCCACCGCGAGAGTCGGACCCCACCGACGGCGAAGAAGAACGGCCTGGACACCTCCGAGAGCGGCGACGGGAGCCCGGGGCAG aTCAAGAAGGAGAGCGGCCCCaagccccccggcccgccccggcccgaGAAGAAGAAGCCCCCGGAGCCCCCCAAGGCGGCCAGCAGCCCCCAGGTGAACGCCCTGGTCGCCCGcctgcccctgctcctgccccgcATCCCGCCGGGGGAGCGACCCACGGCGCCCGGTGCCGCGGCCGTCCGCTCCTCCCCTCCCGTCCTGGCGCCCAAAATCACGGCCGCC CCCCTGGGGGGCACGGTCAAGGTGGCCCTGCCGCTGCCG CAAGCCGCCGTCCCCGTCCTCAACGTGCTGCTGCCCGGCGTGGGTGTCCCCGCGGCCGAGAGCCCCGCCAACCCCCGGAGCGCGGGGGGCGGCGAGGGTCCCGGCCCCCAGGACTCGCAGCGCCCCAAGGCCACCAAGCGTCCCCCGGAGCCGGCCGGCGACACCGCCCCGCGGAAGCGGAGACGCGGGCGGCCGCGGAAGAGGCCGGAGGAAGGGGGCGCGGGGTCCCCGGGGGAGACGGCGGAGCTTCGCTGCGGGGCGGCTCCGGCTGCCGATGGCGGTGGTGGCTCGCCCGGCGGTGGCGGTGCCACCAgcccccttggggacagcccGGCCGGGGGCCCCCTGCCCACCCAGGTCAGCGTCATCCATGACGGCAGGAGCAGCGCCAAGGTGGCCGATGGCCGCGAGCCGGACGCCGAggaggtggcggcggcggcacagcGGAGCCCAGGCGAGGCCGGGTCCCCCCTGGGTGACGCGGGGGGCTCCTGTGCCCCCCGGGACGGGGGCGGCCCCCCCACGCAGTGCCATGGACAGACGCAGGCGGGGTCTGCTGCTGCGGCCCCCCAGCAGTTGGGCGCGTGCCCCCGTGCCCCCACGCCCCGGGGGGGCTcaccggggcgggcggggctcTGCGCCCACCCTGGCACTTAg